A genome region from Microtus ochrogaster isolate Prairie Vole_2 chromosome 1, MicOch1.0, whole genome shotgun sequence includes the following:
- the Pax9 gene encoding paired box protein Pax-9 gives MLQVGRRSGRSLFGAVCPRPEPSGFGAAPFQSGGCYSPVPGLSWTPSGRRLSQAAGARCCALYAPFAEPAFGEVNQLGGVFVNGRPLPNAIRLRIVELAQLGIRPCDISRQLRVSHGCVSKILARYNETGSILPGAIGGSKPRVTTPTVVKHIRTYKQRDPGIFAWEIRDRLLADGVCDKYNVPSVSSISRILRNKIGNLAQQAHYDTYKQHQPAPQPALPYNHIYSYPSPIAAAAAKVPTPPGVPAIPGTVAMPRTWPSSHSVTDILGIRSITDQGVSDSSPYHSPKVEEWSSLSRNNFPGAAPHAVNGLEKGALEQEAKYGQAPNGLPAVSSFVSASSMAPYPTPAQVSPYMTYSAAPSGYVAGHGWQHAGSTPLSPHNCDIPASLAFKGMQAAREGSHSVAASAL, from the exons ATGCTCCAAGTAGGAAGGAGGTCTGGCCGCAGCTTATTTGGGGCCGTTTGTCCCAGGCCGGAACCGTCCGGTTTCGGGGCAGCACCATTCCAATCAGGAGGGTGTTATAGCCCTGTCCCCGGACTCTCGTGGACGCCGAGTGGCAGGCGGCTGTCCCAAGCAGCGGGTGCGCGTTGTTGCGCGCTCTATGCTCCTTTTGCAGAGCCAGCCTTCGGGGAGGTGAACCAGCTGGGAGGAGTGTTCGTGAACGGAAGGCCGCTGCCCAACGCCATTCGGCTTCGCATCGTGGAATTAGCCCAACTGGGCATCCGACCTTGTGACATCAGCCGCCAGCTACGGGTCTCGCACGGCTGCGTCAGCAAGATCCTGGCGCGCTACAACGAGACGGGCTCGATTTTGCCCGGAGCCATCGGGGGCAGCAAACCCCGGGTCACCACTCCCACCGTGGTGAAACACATCCGGACTTACAAGCAGAGGGACCCAGGCATCTTCGCTTGGGAGATCCGGGACCGCCTGCTGGCGGATGGCGTGTGCGACAAGTACAACGTGCCCTCGGTGAGTTCCATCAGCCGGATTCTGCGCAACAAGATCGGCAACTTGGCCCAGCAGGCTCATTACGACACGTACAAGCAGCACCAGCCTGCGCCTCAGCCCGCGCTACCTTACAACCACATCTACTCGTATCCCAGTCCCATCGCGGCGGCCGCTGCTAAGGTGCCTACACCACCCGGGGTGCCGGCCATCCCCGGTACAGTGGCCATGCCGCGCACCTGGCCCTCCTCTCACTCTGTCACCGACATCCTGGGCATCCGCTCTATCACCGACCAAG GAGTGAGCGACAGCTCCCCCTACCACAGCCCCAAGGTGGAGGAGTGGAGCAGCCTGAGCCGCAACAACTTCCCGGGCGCGGCCCCGCACGCAGTGAATGGACTGGAGAAGGGGGCCTTGGAGCAGGAGGCCAAGTACGGGCAG GCACCAAATGGCCTCCCAGCTGTGAGCAGTTTTGTATCAGCATCCAGCATGGCTCCTTACCCTACTCCAGCTCAAGTGTCACCTTACATGACCTACAGTGCTGCTCCTTCAGGTTATGTGGCTGGACACGGGTGGCAACATGCCGGCAGCACCCCTCTGTCCCCTCACAACTGTGACATTCCCGCATCGCTGGCTTTCAAGGGAATGCAGGCAGCCAGAGAAGGTAGCCACTCTGTGGCGGCTTCTGCACTCTGA